Genomic DNA from Fusarium keratoplasticum isolate Fu6.1 chromosome 2, whole genome shotgun sequence:
CCACACGGCCAAAGTAATCTGCAAGCTGATTAGCGCTGACACTGATGCGTAGAGCCATAGACGTACCCAACACTTCATTCCTCAACTTGCCAGGAATATCCACCAGCGTAGGAAGAATGTTGTGAAGAAACTGTTCCTTCCCACCCTTCTCGTCACAGATGATCTTCCAAAGCTTCCTAGGCTGctcaaagtccttgtccATAACTGAAGTCGAAAACGCAGTCACATGTCCAGCCCAAACCTCATGGGTTGGCATCTGAACACGATGGCTGACGGATACTGGACGAAGCTCGGAGAACACATAGTCTGGGTCGCCTCCGTAGTTTCCGTTCATGGTTCCTGGGCCATCACGGACGTAGGGAGCGTATACCTTGTTAGTTGGTCGATTTGGTGGGAGTTGGAAGTAGTTGGGGCCGACGCTTGGCTTTGTTAGCTGCTGTCTTGAAATGAAGGATAGTGGAGATACCGGTAGCGATGGGCGTCTGGATAGCTAAACATTCTAGCTTGGAGAACTGTCATTTTGCAATCAGATGCTTATTCTCACCAAAGGGAATGGTAACAAACCTGGATCAGCCGAGGGTCCGATGCCTGGCACCATGTTGGACGGCGAGAAGCAAGCTTGCTCAATGTCCTGGAAGTAGTTGCTCGGCTATTCAAACGTCAGCTACAGGGGCGGAGATGGTGTAGGATAACAAACATTCTTGTTGAGCGTCAGACGGCCAACAAGCCGCAGCGGATACTTCTCAAACGGCCAGGTGTAAGTGTCGTCGAAAATGTCGATGGGAGcatccttgatctcttcaGGTTTCATGACCTGAATGTACACACCCCAAGACGGAAAGTCTCCCTTCTCAATGGCCTTAAAGAGATCCTTGACGTGGTAGTCTGGATCTGAACCAGCCAGTCGGACAGCTGTGTCGGCGTCCATGGTCTTGATGCCTTCGTCGGGCCTGAAGTGCCACTTGACGTAGACATAGCTGCCGTTCTATTATCATCAGCTTTATTGAAAGGATCAGAGAATAGAGCAGTGATGGCTCACAGCTTTGTTCAGGGTGTACGTGTGAACACTAAAGCCGTTAATATTCCTCAACGAAGCCGGAATACCACGCTGTCCAAACAAGTGCATCAAAGCATGAATGCCCTCTGGGTTATTAACATGAAAGTCCCAAAACATGGTATTATCCGGAACATTCGTCTGAGGATGACGTTTGTGGCTCCTGTTCATGGACGGAAACTTGATTGGATCCCTGATGAAAAACACGGGCAGGTCGTTAAAGACAAAGTCTTGGATACCCTCTTCGGTGTAAAACTTTGTCGCCCAGCCTCGGACATCGCGAACTGTGTCGCTGGATCCTTTCTCGCCGCCGACGGTGGACATTCTGGTGAGAACCTTTGTCTTTTTGCCAATGCCGGTGAGGAAATTGGCGTCAGTCAAGTCTGAGacatcctcgaggacctcaaATTCGCCAAAGGCTCCAGCGGCCTTTGCATGAACGCTTCTGTAGGTGCGTTAGTAGCATATCACAAGGGAATAGATGAATGTGAGGGTGTACCGCTCAGGAATGCGTTCTCGGGCAAAATGGGCCAAGACCTCAAGGGTCTGAGTGTCGCTCAAGACAATCAAGCCACCGTTGCTGTTGCCATAGCGAACCTGCTGGACTGATCCAGGATTCTCACTTGGTTGCCCTTGACAATTGAGATTAGATGCATCACAGAGCTGGGATGGTATGGGATGCCCTTACCGTTGGCGAGCGTGCACAGGGGGTTATCGTTCGCGGCGGGCTATGACATGTGAGTCTAGAGCAGCAATGCTCAAATTCGGAATTGAACTGACCATTTTCTTTGATTCGAAGCAGCTCAATGCCTGTCAAAGAGATACTCTCTGGGATCCTAACGTGAGATGAAGCTCGACTTCTTATCAGCTTCCCCGCTTGACGTATCTCCCATTGGAACGGAACTACCGGATCGACGTCAACGCAGTTGAAGCCAAAGTAAACAACCCCGCAGGAACATGCGTCCGCCACTAATGTCATGATGATTGTCATCCAAGCAATGCATGCGGTGTGATTGAACCACCTTCCCCTCATTCGTATCTGCTCGTAACCTCCTCAACGAGTCGGTCTGCTCGCTCGCACTGGTCAAAACTCAGACAAGTTCAGGGAGGGCGGATCAGACGCAGGAAAGTTCCCCAAACGAGACAGGGAGGCGTATCGGACCAATACAGAGCAAGAGACTTCAAGCTAGCAACGCGGCCGAGTGAAACCTTGTGCCAGACTCACAAACATCATTGGATCGATGGTAATGCCAGATTCGGGTTCGCCTGTACCTTGGCGACGTTGATGACCCGCCCTCTCGTCATACTTGACCTGACCGTATCTTTCTGGTATATCTCCCTCTAGCCCCATTTCCAAcgtctctcttcctcttgtcAGATTCCCCAAACACCAACACAGTATCTTTTGTCAATCATGAAGACTACCAATCGCCCTGATGAGTGGAAGATTGAGCAGGGACTGTCTGGAGCTGTGCTCCCAGTCCTTGACATGACGGgtcccgagaccaaggccttGGATCCTCAGACTTTTGGTGAActcaccaaggatgaggaggccatcaaggctgtcGGTGATCGTGACAAGCTCTTTGCCGCTGAGCGAAAGGGCTGGACTGGGTAAGGTCGGTCATGCTCAAGCAAATGCCCGTGCTGATGAATGCATCAAGATTCGTCGAGTGGGAGAATTatcccaagaagaaggatgccgCGCACAAAATCTTGACTTCTCAGACGTTCCCTCCCAATCCCGAGTTCCAGCTTGGTCCTATCCCTCCGACCAACCCTGTTCTTCCTGGTACTCACTGGAAGATGTGGCACCACGCCATCGGTGGAGAGCTCACCAAGGTCCCTGAGGACTCGTGGTCTACTgttctcaaggagaagcatccCGACATGCTTCACCTCCTTCAGTTTCCCTACAATGGAGAACCTCCCAAGCGTCTCGTTACTGACCAAGAGTTCACTCCCAACTCTCTTCACTTTGTGAGAAATCACGGTGGaatccccatcatcaacaaggagGACTACAGCTTCCTCTTGGATGGTCTTGTCGCCAAGCCTCGCTCCTTTACTCTGGATGATCTCATGGATGAGTCTCAATTCCCGCGCATGGAAAAGAGCATCACCATGCAGTGCTCTGGAACTCGTCGCATTGAGCAGATCCTCAAGTACGCTGGCCAAGGCGACGAAGTCCCCCAGGCACCCTGGGCCGAAGGAGCAATTGGCACGGCTCGCTACGTCGGCATCAGCCTTAAGAAAGTGATCAAGGCGTGTGGAGGGTTGGTTGATGGGGCCAAGCACCTGGAGTTTTATGGCGCCGACACTTActtcaaggacgacaagACGATGAACTATCTCGTCAGCGTCCCATggtccaaggtcaaggcgaACGAAGTCATGCTGGCATGGGAGATGAACGGCGAGGTCCTCCCCAGAATCCACGGCTACCCCCTCCGCATCGTTGTATTCGGGTACATCGGCGCCAGAAGTGTCAAATGGCTGTACcgcatcaaggccatcaaagAACCCTCGCGAGCACCAGTCCAGAGCCAGGAGTACCTATACTTCCCCCAGCAGGTCGGAAAGCACAACTTCAAGATGACAGACGGCATCCAGATCCAGGAAATGCCCGTCAGCTCGGCGATTATGTCGCCTTGGACCAAGCAGGTGGTCATTCATAACGGCAAGATCCGCTGCAAGGGCTGGGCGTACTCTGGTGGTGGACGATGGCCTGAGCGTGTGGAGCTGTCTGCAGACGGGGGCTTCAACTGGTACACGGTTCCCCTCGACAAGCTgtccaagaagagaagatggacCTGGCGAATCTGGGAGTTTGACCTCCCCTGCGATGTCGAAGGGTGGATCGAGATTGTCTGCCGCTGCTGGGACAACTCCCTAAACACACAGCCTCCCAACGTCCGCACAGCCTGGAACTGGGGCTTGCACGTCACCAGCTCTTGCCATCGAGTTTCCGTGTACAGCGTCAACAAGAGCAggcccaagaccaaggctcGCTTGGACGAGTTTGATGATAAGGGTATTCCTTTTGGTCCCATCACTGTCCCTCTCGCCTTTCCATCTCAGACCTGGGATGACTATGAGAAGTTTTGGCAAGAAAATGGCCCGCGTGACGCTGAGGATGATTAAATTGTATGGTAAAAGGTTTCTTTGTAAACAGATTTGATAGTTAGCTCGCGATCAATAACAAGAATGGTATCAAGAAGTATGCTTTTGGGCTGTCATGATGTGTATTCCTCCTGGCATCCAAGGACAAGCAAAGAGTCCCCTTAACGACACCAAGATTGTAAAAATAGCAGCATGACTTCCTTCTTAGGTTTCTTACCTTGCAGGACGGCATCTCCTATTGATTCGCGATATCCGCCAGCCACGAAAGTGGGGAGGTGCATTAGACTGCGAGTCGTGACGGCTTCACTTCACAACACACGCTGATAGGTCTGTCTCCTGTAGCACAGCAAATGTCAACTTTTCGACTGAATGTTACACAACCTCTTTTACTTGCTGGCCGCAGATAGACTTCCGATCTACCGTCCAATCACTACACGTGCAAAGCCTGAATACCCTCAGCCCGTCCTGTGCCGCCTCAGCTGAGGCTGCAGAGCATTCCTCTTTTGGATAGTAGTGTCTCACTTATTTCGCGCATAGGTACAAGAGTCAGTATCGTGTCTTGTACACGTTATGTTGAACTGAATTGCTCGTATATAGATCGTCGGGAAAGAAAGGGTTCAATAGTTGTCTTCAGGTCAACACGACGACAGCGCTCGGACATCTCACAAGCATTGCCCCTTGCATCTGACTTCGATCGTCCTGTAACCTCATCCAAGATCAATCCCGATCTTTCAAGATTGCCTTTTCCCACCTGAACTATCCCCCTCGAGTTTAGGTTTTCTGTACCTGTCATCTACCGGCGCGGCCCGATGTCTCAGAGGCGCAGAGAGCTGAGCGAATAAGCCTCAGCAACTCTGCATATCCTTACACAATGGCATACGTAAACCAAGCTTTCACCACCAACGATTGATGGCTCACCTGAGACAGTAGCATGCATGTGACGTGAGCTGGAGAGCTGAAGTCGCGTTGATGTCCAGTTCCCCGGACGCCGGGTGGATGGTGGTGTAGAGTAAGTTAAATAGTCTTCTCTCTGCTACTCTGCGTATTGTTTCATTGTGCATATCTTATCTTTCGACTTGTTGCGACGATGAAGGTCAACATTCACTCAGGGCAGCCTTCTGCCACCACTTGTCGGGCCTCTCGCGCCCCTGTGCCATTCCGCAGACGCCACCCTCTGAATCTTGGGAGATCGTTTCCTGGTAACGATCCGCACACCTTTGCGAGCTGGACTCGAACATTTGTCACGTACGTCGATCAAAGATATCGACGTCCAGATATTCCGTCATGGCCTCAGCCCATTCAAGACCTAAGCGATCTCATCGAGAGCACTCCAGAACTTCGAATGCTTGCTTCAGCCATGTTTGATGAAGTTCCAAGCAAGCAACCTTATCTCAGGGATCCGGCCGGACACAGACAAGTTCGAGATTACCAGCACAtgctccatctcttctccatcatcatgaccaagATTGCACCCAGTTGGAGCATGTCCGAGCATGGCCTAGGCATCGTCGGATTTCCATTCAACGCAGTACTCGACTGGCCCATGGCGACTCGCAGCGGAtacgccttcttcctcaaggctGAAGTAaacgccaagctcaaggtcatcctTGACACATGGAGAGACAGTGTCCTCAAGACAAACAAGTCGCAATACGTCCTCACCACCGATCCAGATGGATGGCTAAGCAGAAATGTGCTCGTCACCATTGAGGGAGAGACCAATGTCGACGGTCAAAAGCCCCTACCCTTCCATCAGATCTTTGAATGCGACCCCATCGGTGATCCTGTACACTGGGGTTTCCAGTGCTGGGATGACTTTTTCGTGAGGAAGTTTAAGGATATGGACAAGATCAGGCCCGTTGCATTCCCTGATGACCCAAGATGGATCGTCAACGCCTGCGAGTCGAGACCGTATGCTCTGCAGGCCAACGTCAAGGAATACGACACATTCTGGCTAAAGGGTCAGCCATACTCTGTCGCCGAAATGCTAAACCATCACCCAGACGCAGGTCAATTTGTCGGCGGCACAGTATTCCAGGCCTTTCTCAGCGCTACGGCCTACCATCGCTGGAGTTCCCCAGTCTCAGGGAAAGTCATCCACTCTGAAATCATCGACGGGACATACTTTTCAGAGCCAACCTTTGACGGCTTTGCAAACTCTGAAGGTCCTGATCAGGCCGGCCCCGATCGAGCTCAAGGCTACATCTCCCACGTAGCCACACGAGCCATGTTCTTCATTGACACGGAGGGCCCAGTCGGAGTTGTTTGCGTGCTCTTTGTTGGAATGGCGGACGTATCAACGTGCGAGATCTTGGAACAGTTTCGGCGAGGTCTACCGCGGACTGTCGCCAAGGGAGAAGAACTGGGCATGTTCCATCACGGAGGATCAACCTATTGTCTTCTTTTCCCACCCGATGTGAACCTTACATGGGTTACTGCTGCATATCCTGGTATCTCGGATAAGAACATTCCGATTCGCAGCGGGTTGGCGTATGCATGTCCTGCAGCTTCGACGAGGCGTGCGCGTCCTAGGATTACCACTGGAGAAATGCTGGGTTTTGATAAGATGGAATTGCTCTAACTagttaattactttattGTGGACAATGAACATGAAATGTTGAAGGAAAATTGTACTTCCATTTGAATGAATAGTTCAATGTCATTTCGACTCATTTGGCCCCTCCAGGCAGACAATGATAGCTCTTGTTATCCCTCAGCGATGCTTCAGCGCAGCATCCTTCCAGAAAGACGTCGACAGAATTGGCCTGTCATTGGTTAATTTACGCATCCTGATCCAAGCTTACGTCTCCCTCATCACAGCCCATCCCCAAACAAGCAGTATTAATTTCGCGTTCTGCCTGGGCCCCGCGGAGTTCGATGCAGCGGATTTCGGATGCACGGCAAGCCGACATGTTTGCCTGCTGGGCTGAATGCTCGATAATCGGACAACGTTAGTGGATACAATCTCCAGCCATGAAACATCAAATATCGACCTCGCTTGGAATGTCGGGGCCGGCTGAAAGCCAATGCCCGACGGGGAGGCCTCTGAAAGCCTGCCCCGCCCGTCTATTAAAGTAAGCACTAACTCTCGACTTCATCTTGTATAGCACTCGATTATCTCTACAGCTTCACATTATCAAGACTCGTAAAGCCAAGCCCATCATGTCCGAAAAGACTTTCCGCGCCTACAGCCAGGAGCAGGGTAAAAACTACGCTCAGCTGCGCCTCGACTACAATGAAAGCCTTTACCAAGCCATCCTTGACTTCCAAAAAGCCGGCTCCGGCCAATTCGATACCATCATCGATATTGGCTGTGGTCCTGGAACCGCAGTCCGCAAGCTTGCGCCAAACTTCAAAAATGCCATTGGTCTTGATCCTTCAGAGGGAATGATCAGCACTGCTCGATCCCTCAGCACCCCAGATGAGGGCATCCGCTTTGAGGTGTCATCGGCAGAGACACTCGGCTCTGAGCTTGAGACGCCTATTCCCGAAGAGAGCGTTGATGTCATCACTGCTGCTACATGCGCTCACTGGTTCGACATGCCGAGCTTCTGGGAGCGAGCTGCCAAGGTCCTCAAGCCTGGCGGCACAGTCGCTTTCTGGACCGGTGGCGATCTTCGTGTCGACAAGACCATGGCCGAGCACGTTGCCCTCCAAGCCGTTATCGATGAACTCGATGAACAGCTACAGGACTTCTTCCTGCCAGGCAACCTGCTCACCCGCGACTTGTATCGCCGCATCCCCCTCCCATGGACTTGTCCAACTCCTGTGCCTGAATTCGACGAGTTATCTTTCAAGCGGCTGGAGTGGAACACAGGCCCTGTTTCTCCATCTGACTGcttctttgccaagaagcagcctcTCCCACCTGTCTTGATCGAGCTGATGCTCGGAACCGCCAGCCCAGTTACAAGATGGCGGGAGGCCCACCCAGAGGCGGTGGGCACCGAACAAGATGTTTTGCGGATCATGAGAAGGAAGCTTGAGAAGATCCTTCACGACTCTggcgtcgaggagggcgCAGAGCTGGTCCATGGTGACATGGAGGGGGCCTTGCTGTTGGTGCGAAAGAAGGCTGCCTAGAGAGAAGCCTCGTACTCAATGCCTCAACTGTCATTCTTAGTTATGAACTGAAATTAATATGGTATCACCTGACAAGCTAGTCTGGCTCGGTTGGGAGGGTGCCAGACTCAAATCAAAATTCAGCCGATTTAGGCCCAAAGGCtgctattaataatatcgTAATACCTGGCAGGTTGATGAGTGTTCCCCTAATAGCTAGAATATTGTGGCTTAGGAGGTTCTTGGGATAGTTTGGTTCAAGTGCCACTCTTCTACGACCCCCAGATGGACCATCGCCTGGACAAAGCATGAATTATCGCTTTTGGCATCCGATTCCAAGAAACTATGAAAAAGATAAATTGCAGAAATCAAGTGCCTTCATCCACAATCTAGGACAAAAtctctcttccttgacaGTTGCTTCTATTGTCTCTTCAAGCTTCCCCTTCAGGTCGTTACTGAGGAAGCAAGTCGTGCAATCCAGCGTCCTTATCCCCAAAATATTGTCAGATCCGCTCGTGCTTCAGCAATCTCATTTCTCCGTTTTTGACACTGAAATTTGTGGAATTCATGTATTCCAATTTCATATCATTTACTTGTCCACTATCTTTTCCACCATAGTTAGTTGATCAGCCAACCTGTCCGATTTCCTGCATAGAATGTCAGCACGATACACTAAGCAATGGTAGGAAGGGCCAAGTAGTTACAGAAATAATATTGTAAGCTGAAGCGCACCGAGAAACTGGAGTTCCAGATCGGCGGCCTCTCTGAGAGACGCAAGATCGCTACGACGCCAGTACCACGGCTTCGAGTTGCTGACGTTGAGCTTGTCGTTCATTGCCTTGAGATGATCTTCAACGCGTTGTATACAGTCATCAAAGTCCTCTATCAAAGGCGTCACCTCCATGTTCGACGACACCCAGCGAGAGGACAACAGATCCTTGAGCCGGGAGACATATGCTTGTCTGTCGAGTCTATAGCTCTCAAAATACTGCTTCTCAACACTTTCATTGCGTGTGACTGTGTATAGGGCCACAGCAAATGTGAAGAGACCCAGGGCAAATGTCAAAATGCCCGTGATATTTCCAGTTGTAGAGAGCGGGCTGTCATCTGGGCAATCGGCCATCGATGCACTGTGCCTGAATAAGTCGTAGCCGAGATGAGAGAACAAAGCGGCTGGGAAGGAGTGCGAAACAAATGAAATTTCGAAATGCTGGAAGCACTGAGAGGCTCAACTTCCATGGAGttgcaggaggaggctgagctTGGTTTCGGGTCTACTGCTTGAGCTCGTCTTGTCAACATACCACTCGTGATGATGTcacgccatcatcggcagCACTTGTATGAGTTGTGCGCCGTGTGGCGGGCGAGTAGTGTTCTGGAGGGTCGCTTACCACCCGAGCAGAATAAAGCTGTGATTTCATAGGACAACGTGCATGAATGTCTGCTGAGCGGCCAGGGTGCCAACCGTATGGCTGCCCAGCTCTATGATCACCGGTCATGGGTACAGGCAGGATTAGCCAATCAAGTTCATTCCAGCACCCTGAGGTATGTTCAGCTTTCTGTAGGCTGGCAAGCCCCTAAACGCCCTTTAACAGACAACCAAACACATATTAAGAACATTTCCTACACTTTTGAACTTGAGATTACCACGACACTTACCATTTTCTACGGTAGTCTTTAACGCCATGCACAATAACGTCGTTTTCAGCTGTAAGGGCGGAGAGGTCAACTTCACCATCTATCAAACACCACTGGTCGAGGACCATCAGGATCCGGGCCTTCAACGAGAATACACGCCTGCAGTGCCAGAGAATGATGGGACAAGGCTCCCAGCATCCGTCCCGCTTCGCCTACTTGAGGCTACTGAGGCCACGAAATGGAAGCCCGGAACCAAGAATGATCCAGGGGCCGACTACCTGGTTGCCGTCAGAAGTAAGCTATCGCCATATTTCATTATGTGCTACATTTCTAACGAGGCCTTGTATCAGATGGTCACGGCATTGCAATCCGGGCGCACGGCGTACCGGAGGGTTACCACTACAGGGTGAAGATCATGGCAGGCGGAGTGAATGTGGCCTCCCCACCGTCTTTCAGGTCGTCACCCCCTGGCACATCATACCCTGACTATTTCGTGATGCCTGACCAGCAGTGGGTGTTCGGGGTACGTGTTGGAGAAAGCTCCGTGCGGCAATTCAGGGTGGTTGAGGGCGGGAGTCGGTATGTTGATTCGGCCGAGTACTAAGGCTTGCCACTAAGATTTGGAAGATTCTCCTTGAAGTCTCTTTatgaaagaagagaagatgaGAGTATTGACATCCAAGTCACCGGGTATCGTCGGTAGGTGAAGAAACATGCCCTCGCACCCTTCCCCAGAGAGATAGTCGCCGCTTATTTAACCATCACATGTAGAGATAAAAAACCCACTGACCGATACGCGAATCTTTCCCTCACCACAGCGACTAGGACTCCAGGAGGTTACACCATCTTCGTAATGCCCATGAGGGGAAAGAGGGTTGCCCTCGAAGAGATGAGTTCATCGGACACGGTAATGAATCTTAAATTAAGGATCCGAGACGAAGAGGGGACCCCACTTCATAAACAGAGGATCATCTTCAACGGAAAACAATTGGAGGATGGTATGTCAATTCGACCTATTCAATGACTGCAGCTCTTAACAAGCTCTGAAATTAGAACGGACTCTTTCCGACTACggcatcttgaaggtgaGCCACAGAAGCTCGGGCACGTATACTCCGTGAGTGGGAGTTAACGTTGGTAGGAAGCTACTGTGCATCTAGTCATGCAACTATCAGGCGGAGGCCACGGCATCATGTCCGCACTGTCAGACCTTTCAGGGACAGAAAATGCCAAGACGTCACTAAAACCAGAGCAGCTCGGCCCAGGTGGGCGCATACATCAAGATTTTACTATTGATCTGGAGCCTGAATCTTGGGAGCCACTCGACACTTGGACCATGAGGTTCTATATTTTCGACGCCGATCAGTTCGAGAGCAAAACCGGGATAGACCTCGACCCAGCTGACAATGTCGAGAGGCAGCACCAAGTTGATGACTTTGTGCAAGATCGATTCCCGTCATTTAGAGGGAAACAGGCAGCAGTCTCGATACCATCCATTGCGCAGCTGTATAGACAGTCCAAAGGGGAGGCGCAGGAAGATGGTAGGAACTTGGACTACACCCAGGACGAACAAGGTGCTGGCCAGCAAGGAGACGCAAACGAGGAAGTTGATTTAGAACAACGAACAAGCACGCCGCCGCAAAAGCAGAGCCGGAGCAAGAGATTGTTGTCTACGATCATGTGTGGGACGAAATGGTAGCTGACATCTTTCTGTCCAATATTActaatttttaaaaatatcATCTGGGCAATTTTGTAAACTTTGTGACACGAtcaaaagaagccatcagcaaACAACAAACACCATGGTTGTTGGCACACGCTGCCGCTAACACCCAGCACTGAAAACACAAGCTACGTGGGCTCTAAGCCCGTGACCACTCCATGTTCAGGTTAGATAAGAATAAACCTCGAGGGGAGTGCTCCCCTTTCCGGGatatcaacatcatcaaaaacaacaccaactcGACGATACGCGCCTTGGATATCCTCAACAGGCTTCACAGCAAGGCAGATGCCCAAAGGTTTAATCAGAGTTACCTTCCCCAGTAATAACAACAGCACGGAATCCCCATCTTTTAACCCTTCTGTAGGGTCGCAAGGACAATCCGCCAGGAATTGGtggacatcatcatcttcatcatcacccccAGGGATGCTGAAGGAAAACCCTGTGTTTGACTCTTCATTAATCGAGATGGCCACAGCCAGCGAagcagcctcgagctcgatCTGGCCAGATCGAACAGCCCCAAACTGGTGGCCGTCGGTTCTACACCACGTCCCCTCTTCAATGATGCGAACCCGAGGATCCGTCTCAAAGCTTTCGAGTAAACCGTAGGCAGCTGATAAGTATGATCCTCCTCTTTGTAGGGACATCCAGGACCAAGAGGGGATCCCGCCGCCAAGCCGGGTTGCGTTTTTATAGTCCTTTAAAAAGGGGTAATTACCCCAGGCCAGGCCCAGCGGGAGGTCCTGGAGCCATAGGCCGGCAAGATACTTGTCGTTTGTCACCTCTTGTATCTTTAAGGCCACTCCAGCAATTGCATAAGCCCGGTCTGACTCCTTCGTCAGAGACATGGAGGCATACTGGGTCACGACAGTGTGCCAAAAGTCCCGAGCTTGCCGAGAAACATCCACACTTGGAGGGTTTCTTTGAATCTTGTCGAACCATCTCTTCTCCCAGCAATCAACCAAGAGGAGTGGAGGGGCTGGGCTCTGTTTCTCGAGCATGGATTCCATTTCTGGCAATATTTTCCAGTTGTTGTCCATGTCTTTGCACTCGCAAGCCACAGACTCTCGACATTGCCACATGAGCTCGGAGCAAGAGAAAAAGGCGGTTCGGGGTGCCAGCAACTTCTCCTGGTAGACCCACGCTCTATCGAGTAACGGGCATTCGAGCGCTCTGCCAAGATACTCATCCCCAAAAATGGACCCATGGCCCAATACATTGGGCGGCCGAACAAGAACTGCCGCCGTTGAAGTGTCCATGGGCTGGATCACGCCCGTTGTCCACCTTTCACAATGCATTCCAGGGCTGGGCCACCAGCTGGAATCGGGATGTAGGCTGGAGTCGGATTGCGCGCTGACACTAGCATCGACGTCTGCGAAAACCTGGAATCTTGTTCTAAAGAGAGATTGAGACGAGTTTTCAGATGTAGCGGCTGCCAAGTTGAGGTAGCTGTGCGAGTAGATGCCGGCCATTTGTGCCGACTGCTCAAGCCAgtcatcgacatcatcttgGATTATGCACATCGAGTCAATCCAAAGATAGGACAGGCCAAGCTTCCGTAGGAGGATTATAACGTCCTGAAAGAGGGTTGGGAGTCCCTCCCAGTCTATCCCTCGTATTCTTGCCTCGTATGAATCTTTTGTCGTCTGGAGCGGCTTCGCATCGATCAGATTTCCCCAACAATGGCTGAGAGTCGCATATGGCCAACAGATCAGCGGGTGATCTTTCGTCTCTATGAGTCTCTGCTCGTCCGAGATATAGATCAATCGTTTTGGTGGGCTTTGGGACTTGACTGAACATTGTTCGTGCTTGTCGCACGATTTAAGCCATCTCTTCAAAATACCCGCTGCCGAGTCAGGGCTTAAGTGACACACAGGAACCGCACCTCTTCCGAATGCTGAATGAAAAGAACTTCGGGGATCATCTAGCGTCTCGTTTAGTTGGATGATCTTGGGCAGTTTTGGTTAC
This window encodes:
- a CDS encoding Methyltransf-11 domain-containing protein produces the protein MSEKTFRAYSQEQGKNYAQLRLDYNESLYQAILDFQKAGSGQFDTIIDIGCGPGTAVRKLAPNFKNAIGLDPSEGMISTARSLSTPDEGIRFEVSSAETLGSELETPIPEESVDVITAATCAHWFDMPSFWERAAKVLKPGGTVAFWTGGDLRVDKTMAEHVALQAVIDELDEQLQDFFLPGNLLTRDLYRRIPLPWTCPTPVPEFDELSFKRLEWNTGPVSPSDCFFAKKQPLPPVLIELMLGTASPVTRWREAHPEAVGTEQDVLRIMRRKLEKILHDSGVEEGAELVHGDMEGALLLVRKKAA
- a CDS encoding Catalase, which encodes MPAANDNPLCTLANGQPSENPGSVQQVRYGNSNGGLIVLSDTQTLEVLAHFARERIPERSVHAKAAGAFGEFEVLEDVSDLTDANFLTGIGKKTKVLTRMSTVGGEKGSSDTVRDVRGWATKFYTEEGIQDFVFNDLPVFFIRDPIKFPSMNRSHKRHPQTNVPDNTMFWDFHVNNPEGIHALMHLFGQRGIPASLRNINGFSVHTYTLNKANGSYVYVKWHFRPDEGIKTMDADTAVRLAGSDPDYHVKDLFKAIEKGDFPSWGVYIQVMKPEEIKDAPIDIFDDTYTWPFEKYPLRLVGRLTLNKNPSNYFQDIEQACFSPSNMVPGIGPSADPVLQARMFSYPDAHRYRVGPNYFQLPPNRPTNKVYAPYVRDGPGTMNGNYGGDPDYVFSELRPVSVSHRVQMPTHEVWAGHVTAFSTSVMDKDFEQPRKLWKIICDEKGGKEQFLHNILPTLVDIPGKLRNEVLDYFGRVDGKLKEVLREALEKQSKQAHNGK
- a CDS encoding PSDC domain-containing protein, translating into MKVNIHSGQPSATTCRASRAPVPFRRRHPLNLGRSFPGNDPHTFASWTRTFVTYVDQRYRRPDIPSWPQPIQDLSDLIESTPELRMLASAMFDEVPSKQPYLRDPAGHRQVRDYQHMLHLFSIIMTKIAPSWSMSEHGLGIVGFPFNAVLDWPMATRSGYAFFLKAEVNAKLKVILDTWRDSVLKTNKSQYVLTTDPDGWLSRNVLVTIEGETNVDGQKPLPFHQIFECDPIGDPVHWGFQCWDDFFVRKFKDMDKIRPVAFPDDPRWIVNACESRPYALQANVKEYDTFWLKGQPYSVAEMLNHHPDAGQFVGGTVFQAFLSATAYHRWSSPVSGKVIHSEIIDGTYFSEPTFDGFANSEGPDQAGPDRAQGYISHVATRAMFFIDTEGPVGVVCVLFVGMADVSTCEILEQFRRGLPRTVAKGEELGMFHHGGSTYCLLFPPDVNLTWVTAAYPGISDKNIPIRSGLAYACPAASTRRARPRITTGEMLGFDKMELL
- a CDS encoding HET domain-containing protein codes for the protein MTTEDVRDAPPTDNEDICPACLNLEYNRFDVSERPSEPDRYPAPRSRRINRERITDAARQFCPICAVLDEGMATFWGDESWEAEEESEYSYDDNTTEENEDGTHDSETGDEVNQDCAQSLGGSDPNVSGSSENSSKGEPYGRPNIIIELRPGKSLFLRRLDLKLRSDSTDRLGRIEFSTNENDPRSSFHSAFGRGAVPVCHLSPDSAAGILKRWLKSCDKHEQCSVKSQSPPKRLIYISDEQRLIETKDHPLICWPYATLSHCWGNLIDAKPLQTTKDSYEARIRGIDWEGLPTLFQDVIILLRKLGLSYLWIDSMCIIQDDVDDWLEQSAQMAGIYSHSYLNLAAATSENSSQSLFRTRFQVFADVDASVSAQSDSSLHPDSSWWPSPGMHCERWTTGVIQPMDTSTAAVLVRPPNVLGHGSIFGDEYLGRALECPLLDRAWVYQEKLLAPRTAFFSCSELMWQCRESVACECKDMDNNWKILPEMESMLEKQSPAPPLLLVDCWEKRWFDKIQRNPPSVDVSRQARDFWHTVVTQYASMSLTKESDRAYAIAGVALKIQEVTNDKYLAGLWLQDLPLGLAWGNYPFLKDYKNATRLGGGIPSWSWMSLQRGGSYLSAAYGLLESFETDPRVRIIEEGTWCRTDGHQFGAVRSGQIELEAASLAVAISINEESNTGFSFSIPGGDDEDDDVHQFLADCPCDPTEGLKDGDSVLLLLLGKVTLIKPLGICLAVKPVEDIQGAYRRVGVVFDDVDIPERGALPSRFILI